TGCCCTCGGCCGATCAAATTCGGAAGCGTGATGGTCCTGGCTCTGATCTTGTTTCTCTTTGCTCTGAACTGGAGGATGCCAGTCACATCTTCTTTGGTTGTGTTTTGTAAGTTAGCCTGGTGTTGCGTCTGATCATGGCTTCATGTCTCCTGGCCCCCTGATTCTTTCGATGAGCTATGTGGGCTTTCCGCTGGCTTACAGGGCCTGGTTAAGCGGGTGTTTTGGGTCGGTTTGGGCTCATTGTGCTGGGCTTTATGGACCATTCCCTAACAAACTTGCTGATTTTATGTTTAATATGTCTATCTTTTTATAGCAGTGGAAATCATTGACTAAACCTGCTGATAGGGACGCTCTGGAGATGTTGATCTCTAAAAAACGGGCTTCTGCCAATCTTCTGTCGTCTCCAGCTGATGGTGCTCATGCTCAAGCTTAGTGTCGTCTTTTGAGCTCTAGGGGTAGGTTGTTAGCCTGCGCGCCTCTTTTCGTTTTGTTTTGTGCCTGGGTCTGCATGCTCTGTATTGTCTGGCTGGTGCGCCGTTGGTTGTTGGCCAATACTGTTTTTCCGTCTCTGGTTGTGGTGAGGTTGTTCGGTACTTTGCCGTATGGCTTTATTTATAAAATTGGATGTATGTCTTTTCTTTAAAAAAAGTAGATTTTTAGGACACCGGAGCCTGTGCAAAACGATCACAACTGCACAGCAAAAAATCAACGTCGGACGTACACAGAAAGCATTAATTTACATGTATAAGAAGATAAAAAAACACATTCTTCCACTGCTTACACGTAAACGTAGGCACATCAGAACTGCTCCAAGAAAATATTTGTCTATGGAGAATTGGAGATTATACTGTATTTGTCTATGGGGGGTTGGAGATTATGATAGATGATACGCCCTCCGTAAACTTTAATGATATAAACACTCCTATATTAATTTACGGAGAGAGTAGATAAAATAATATGGACACGATGTCTTCTTCATACATGGGGACGTGATGTTGCTGCTGCCATTGCTGATCAGTCTCTACTAGGCGCTCACTCGCTGATCGGCCTCTGCTCCAAGTGGCAATATGTAAGAGGGCGAATCAATACTGGCCGGGCCAGAGGAAGGCGCCCATGGCGAACCTCCTCTTCTCCTCGACGTCGCCGGTGACAGGGAGGCCGTACTCTCGGAGCAGGCAGTCGACGCGCCACTCCGGCATCGCCTCGTAGTCCGCTTTCCTATACCGCGGGTAGTGCAGAGGCATCTGGAAGCCGCAGCTGAACGTGCCGCGCTCCGGCTTCCGCTGCTGCTTCTGGCCACCGACGGCAGCCGTGCCGCCGTTGGCCTTGGCCATGCTCACGCTCACGGCAGGGCCCAAGGATCCcatctctgtgtgtgtgtgtgtgtttctttGCTGCCTCTGATCACCTTGTAAATTACAAGCAACTCGTGTTCGTTGAGAAGGAAGTGCTAGCTGATGGAAGGGTTTTATAGATGGTGTGAGATAGAGGAATAATAATCCACCGTCTTGCCTGACCAGAGCGGTAACTCGAGCCAACCACATTATCTGAAAGAAATGAACTGCAGTGTGCAATCAAGCAGAGTAATAAATTCTGACAACAGCGTGCTCCGTCCTCGCCGGTGAGGCAGCGCCGTCGACCTCAGGGCGTCCACTCCCTAGCTCTCGCCGGCGTCGCTGTCGGAGTCAGCGGAGCACACGCCACACGATCGATCCTACGCTATCCCACATGATTGATCAAGGATGTGGCTACACGAAGCAAACACTTGCAGACCAGCTGCATGATTAGGAGGTAACGATTAATGGACTTACCAGTTGGATCTCTTGCACGCGACGGCGTGGCTGCAGGAACAGAAGCTTCGAGGATCATGGGATGGTGATTGATGGGTCATGGGTGGCCGTGTAGAGTTACCTGTGCGGCATGCAAAGGTGTAGACCAAATCTGTCCACTACCACATGAAACATGTGGTAAGCAATCCaaacaattcaaaaaaaaaatctgtccactagttttttttcttttacaGTAAAAAATCTGTTCACTAGGCGCAAGATCGCAAGTGTTAGTACACCGAAACTACAGATCTGAGGACAAAGACATGGATGGGATTGTTCTCAAAAGCAAGTTTTGGCACATCTGTTACATGATTATAGTGTGCATTTTCCTTGCAAAAAGAAAAGGGATTGTGCGCATTGatctatctatgtgtttgatgaATGTGGGATGCAAAACATGAGGATATGTATGTTCCATGTTTATGGTACAATAACCTCTGGTCCATGCCTTTGGATAGAACGTCGTCAGGGGCAAAACGGTCTTTTAGGGACCTAGGAGCTTAGAATGAGACTGGAAATTTAAGCtgattgcaaaaaaaaaaaaaagtggAGGCAAAAGATTTGTCTCATCTATTAGTTAAGGGAGACTAGAGTTCGAGCAATATTACAACACCTCACAAAACAAAAGGTCATTACTCTCCTAGTATAATTTGACCCAATTTCTTAGCCCCGCAGTTACCCAAAGACCCAAATCATAGCATCGTTTTTTTATGTTTGCAAGAAGAACCACCCGGAGAAGCTCTCTTGTGCACGATGCGGGCATTTCTTTCGTTCCTGTTGAAGGCAATGCAACTCTCGATATATTGATCGGGTGCACGGTGCACGTATACAAAGTACAAGGGCAGCCCTCAGCCTCATCTATACAAGGAAACTAGAGGCGGGGCCGGTAGGAGATTATCCTAACAGATACATGCACAAGATATGTTCATgttcaacaccccccccccccgagtcGATACCTCACCTGTGACGCATAGACTGGACCGGAACTCCTCAAATGTAGGCGTCGGTAACCCCTTGGTCATGACATCGGCAAACTGCTGAGCGGTGGGAACTTGAAGGACATTGATGCGCCCAAGAGCCACCTGCTCTCACATGAAGTGAATGtcgagctcaatatgcttcgtgCGACGATGATGAATGGGTTGGTGGAGAGGTAGACTACAGAGacattgtcacagtagacaatggTGGCCTTCGGAACGTCAAGAAGCAACTCCTGGAGAAGCTGCCGGAGCCACGAGCACTCGGCGACGGCATTGGCCACAGcacgatactcagcctcggcaCTGGAGCGGGATACCGTGGGTTGTCGTTTAGACGACCACGATATGAGCGAGGGCCCCAGGTATACATTGTCACAGTAGATAATGGTGGCCTTCGGAACGTCAAGAAGCAACTCCTGGAGAAGCTGCCGGAGCCACGGGCACTCGGCGACGGCATTGGCCACAGcacgatactcagcctcggcaCTGGAGCGGGATATCGTGGGTTGTCGTTTAGACGACCACGATATGAGCGAGGGCCCCAGGTAGACGCAGTAGCCGGAGGTGGAGCGACGGGTGTCCGGACAGCCAGCCCAATCGGCGTCACTGTAGGCAACTAGGTCAGTCGAGGGCGAGGCCGTCAACGTAAGACCCAGAGTCGTGGTGCCACGGATGTACCAAAGAATCCGCTTCACCAGGTTCCAGTGAGTGTCATGAGGGGCGTGCATGTGGAGACACACCTGCTGGACGGCATACTGCATGTCCGGCCGAGTGAGTGTCAAGTACTGAAGGGCGCCGACGATGGAGCGGTAGAACGCCGCATCCGGTGCGGGTGAACCATCGAGCGCAGAAACCTTGGCCTTTGGGTCGATAGGCGTGGGGAcaggcttgcagttaagcatgccaGCCCGCTCAAGAAGGTCCTGCGCATACTACTGCTGGTGGAGAAAGAACCCGTCAGCGCGGCGTACCACCTCAATACCGAGGAAGTAGTGCACGGGCCGAGGTCCTTAATGGCGAACTCGGCGCTGAGGCGAGCAGTATGCTGGCGAAGGAGCTCTGGTGAGGAGGcagtcaggatgatgtcgtcgacgtagaggAGCAGGTAAGCGGTCGCCGGAGCCTAGTGGTAGAAGAACAGCGAGGCGTCGGAGCGAGTAGCTCGGAACCCAAGCTGCTGCAAGAAGCCGGTGATCCGCTGGTACCAGGCTCGAGAGGCCTGCTTCAACCCGTATAAGGAGCGGGAGAGCAAGCACACGTGGTCAGGACGAGCCGCGTCGACGAAGCCAGTAGGCTGCTGACAGAAAACCTGCTTCGAGAGATGGCCATGCAAGAACGCGTTCGACACATCCATCTGATGCACCAGCCAGGCGCGAGAGACCGCGAGCTGAAGGACCGCACGAATCGTGCCCAGTTTTACAACCGGGGCGAAAGTGTCGGTGAAGTCGGCTCCAGCATGCTGCCGGAACCCGCGTACCACCCACCGAGCCTTATAGCGCTCGAGAGACCCGTCAGGATGAGTCTTATGCCGGAGGACCCacttgtcggtgatgatgttggcATGGGAGGGCCGCGGGACAAGCTGCCAGGTGCGGTTGCGCACCAGCGCGTTGAACTCCTCCTGCATCGCAGCGAGCCAATGCGGGTCGCGAAGCACGGCTAGAGGTGACGACGAGAGGGGTGACAGCGTAGACATCGAGGCAGCGAGAAGGTACTCATCCGCGGAATAGCGCGTGCTGGGTCGATGAATACCGGCGCGAGCACGGGTGACCATGCGGGTGTCCGGGGCGGCCGGCGGGACCGGCGGAGGGGCCGGTAcggtggagaagccggcgaggCCGGCGGGACCGGCGGGGTCGGGGCCGCAGCCGGCGACGGTGCCGGCGAGGCCGGCGAGGGGGGATTGACCGAGGGCGAAGGCGACGAAGAGCCCATCGGGATCACCGGTGAAGCCGTCGAGGAGCCCGGGTCAGGCGCATGAGATGCGCTCGCTGACCGGGCTACGGACTCAACGGGAGTCGGTGGCGCCGTGGCCGCCGGCGAGGAAGCAGCCGGGCTGGCGGGAGAGCCTGGGGCGGCGGGTGACGGGGCCGGGTCCGATGCCACGGACCCAGACCGAGGCCCACGCGCCGCAGGGGGGCCCGAAGCCGGGAGGGGGGCCGAGCGCAAGTGAGCGGCCGCCTCGAGGGGCGCCAGGAGGCGCGGGTGACGATGGCGAGTCGACCGGCGGCGGTACTTGGTGAAAAGGAAAAGACCTCTCGTCAAAGTAAATGTGTCGTGAAGTGAAAACTCGGTTGGAAACCGGATCATAGCAACGATAGCCTTTGGTGTTTGGTGGGTATCCGAGAAAGATGCATGCCACGGAGCGAGGTGCGATTTTATGAGGAGTAGTGGAGGCGATGCTAGGATAACAGAGACACCCAAAAACACGAAGATCATCATAGGAGGGAGGGCTACCGAAGAGGAGATGATGTGGTGCAAAGTTCCCACGAGCATGACTCGGACGAATGTTGATGAGGAGGGAGGCGGTGGAGAGGGCGTCCGGCCAAAACCGGGGCGGGACATTAGCGTGGAAGAGAAGAGTGCGCACACaatcattgagggtgcgaaggAGCCGTTCGGCGCGACCATTTTGTTGTGAGGTATACAGGCAAGTGAGACGAAGAATCGTGCCATGTGTGGCAAGGAGGGTGCGAACCCCGACGTTGTCGAACTCCTTCCCGTTGTTAGTCTGCAAGGCATGAATGGGACGCCCAAACTGCGTAGCGACATAGGAGTAAAAGGTAGTGAGAACGGAGAGTGCATCGGATTTTCTCCGCAACGGGAAGGTCCACACATAGTGCGAAAAATCATCAAGTATGACAAGATAGTATAAAAAACCCGTATTACTGGCAACAGGAGATGTCCACAAGTTACTATGAATCAACTCAAATGGATACAACGCCACCGATGATGACGCACTAAACGGAAGACGGACGTGCTTGCTGAGACGACAAGCATGACAAGTATGATCATCGGTTTTATTACACGTGAATGAAAAAGTCCTAAGAATATGACGAAGGGTGGCCGGGTTTGGATGTCCCAGCCGAGCATGCCAAAGGTCCACCGTAGCGGAGAGAGCGACCGGAGCGGATGTGGAGGTGTTGGTGGAGTTCACCGGGTAGAGGCCGTCCGGGCTGTCACATTGGTGGAGCACCATCCGGGTACGGGCATCCTTGACAGGAAAAACCCACTTCGTCAAATTCAACAGTTATAGGATTTTCACGTGTAAGAGAACAAACGGAAACAAGATTGGTGACTAACTCAGGTGAAACTAAGACATTAGACATGTGTATAGGCGTAGAGTTAGACAGAAAAGAACCATGACCGACATAAGTAATGGGAAGGGAGGACCCGTCCCCAACAGTGATACAACATGAGGTAGAAACTGGATATACGGAGTTGAGGTTACCAGGGTTGGAAGTCATGTGGGCAGTAGCCCCGGTGTCCATATACCAGTCGCCGCCTCCGGTGTATGTGTTGGGTGTAGGGGCGGAGTGAAGCGCCGCAAGGAGGGCCGAATCCCAAGGAGCCGGCGGGAGTGCGGCAGCCGCGgccggaggggcggcggggtAGGCGGGCAGGGCCGCGGGGTAGCCATGCATGGCCGCGGGGTAGCCGCCTGGGGCGGCGTACGTGGGCGCCACGGCGGGGTAGCCACCCGGGGCGGCGAACAACGCCTGATGCGCGCCGGGGCGGGGGCCGAGGATCCCAGCCGGGACGGGGGCCCGCGGCACGGGCATCGTGTACGCATGGACCACCCCCGTCCAAGGGTTGGTCGCGGCGGCCCAGGGGTCCGGGGGCAGCTGATGCTGCTGCGgatggcgcccccccccccccccccggcgccgtgctgctgctgctgcttgccgCGGCGCCCCCCGCGGGAACGATCAGGGGCAGGGGCGGCGGTGGCGCCTGGAAGTAGGACGCCGGCGGCGGCTGCGGAGCCGTGGGAGGAGCGGCACGGGAGGTGCCCGCAGTGAGAGCCGTGTGCGTGGCCTGGGACTTCACCATCTTCATCCTCCTCTCCTCCAACCGAAGGTAGGCCACAACCCGAGGAAAGGTCGGGTCCGGGAGGAACGTGAGGTTGGAGGCCGCGTTGTCTAACTCTTCGTTCAGGCCGGCGGTGAGCGTGCTGAGGAGGAGGTCGTCGGAGACCCTCTCCCCGAGGTCGCGAAGTTCGTCAGCAAGTTTCTTAAGGCGCATGCAATAATCGTCAATAGACGAGTCAAGCTGATGGCAGCCAAAAAATTCTTGCTGAAGGAACACGCGGCGCTGGAGGGCGTTGTTGAGGAAGAGCCCGTTCAGCTTCGCCCACACCATCTGCGCGTCATCAGTGTCGCAAACGATGGTGTGGAAGATGTCCTTGGAGATGGTTTGGTACAACCAGCGAGTGATGGTGGCGTCGATGGTCAGCCAGTCGTCATCCGCGAACATGAGGTCGGAGTCGACGGAGCCATCGACGTGATCGATGAGGTGGTACTCGCGGAAGACGAGGGAGAAGTAAGTCTTCCAGGCGTAGTAGGTGGAGTTGGCGTAGTCGAGGACGATGGGCACACGGGCGAAGATGTCGAGATCGCGAACGACTTCCACCGGGGGAGGGCCGGACCTTCGAAGGGGTTCGAGGGAAGGGAGGTGGCGGCGTGGGGAGAGGCCATGGATGCGGTGCGGCGACCGAGGGGGTGGTGGCGGCGCGGCTGGGTAGGGAGGTGGCGATCGGGTAGGGAGGTGGCGATCGGGTGGGAGGTGGCTCGGGAGatcgggagagggaggcggctcgggagggagagggagaccggGTGGGGAGGCGACTCGGGAGAGGGAGAGGGATCGGGATGGGGAGGCACacgcggcggcggggtgaggatgcggcggcggcggcagcgaggTGCTGCTGCGGCAGCGGCTAGGAGCGGAAGCTAGGGTTGGATCGGAAGGGAAACTGATACCATGTTGAAGGCAATGCAACTCTCGATATATTGATCGGGTGCACGGTGCACGTATATAAAGTACAAGGGCAGCCCTCAACCTCATTTATACAAAGAAACTAGAGGCAGGGCCGGTAGGAGATTATCCTAACAGATACATGCACAAGATATGTTCAACAGTTCCAAATAGTCCAGACAATGAATTTTCTTTAGAAATTGATGTCACTGAAACGGAAAAATGGACATTTAATCAAAAGTGAATATGAGATTTAGGCATGTTTTGTACCTCTTCTGATCATATAGTTTTGACACGGGTTTTGGAGAAAGCTCAGTTAGGGCATCTACAACGCCGACCCGCAAATGTCCCCGGTATATGTCCGGAAGTGATCCGCGGACATGATGCAGGAGGGATCCCTCCAATGCTAATCACAAACTATCCGGTTGGGAGGAGAAAAAGTAGGTGGGGACCATGCATGTGGTGAAATATTTGTGATGTAGTGTCCGGTTGGAAGGAGAAAGATGAGAggaggaccatgcatgtgcggTTGGGAGgatcccccacccccaccccccacccccgcgCGTGCGTTGTCTCTTGGATAACGGAATCCGTACGTCCGAACTGTTAAGCGGACATATACAAGTTCAGTTGGATGACAAAAGTAGTCTGGACATTGTGGTCCGGACATATAGTGGAGGTTTGAGGGTCCGCCCTGGAGATGCCCTTACtctctgtaacaccccggatgtaacttgccatatttgtaactccgactattgacattttcggctatgtgctatgatattccctccgtggtcgggttttgtgtttcgttttgtattttttttcatgtcatgcatttcatatcatgtcatcatgtgcattgcatttgcatacgtgttcgtcttttgcatccgagcattttccccgttgtccgttttgcaattcggcgctcctatctcctctggcgcatccctcttgttttctttcgtgtgcgggtgtcaaactttctcggaatggaccgaggcttgtcatgtggccctagtataccacccggaaaccaccggtcaagtttcgttccattcggaggtcgtttggtactccatcggttaaccgggcatccgtaaagtccatttgagtgtacagcaaaaaccccctcaaaaaccagcccaaaacccaccaaactctcttccatgctctaggtcgttcgatcacgatcgtgtgggcgaaaaccgcacctcatttggactctcctagctccctctagctatatatttgTGAGACCCCCCGAAATTCTCGCAGTCCAAAACCCTAGCAAACCTCCCCGCCACGGCCGGACACGTCCGTCTACGGCCGGACGATTTCGCTGCCGACCGCAGCCAGCCAACGCGTTCCACGTGGCCCGCACCgtgccccgcgccgccggcccgccgggcccgtacgccgcccccgcgggcccgcgcgcctccccgcggccgagcccgcgccgccgctggatcccgcgccgccgcccgagcgccCTCGCCGCACCTTCtccccgccgcctcgtcgccggccaccgccgcgccgccaccgccgcccgcgagctcctccaccgcgcgccgccAGCCTCGTCGCTCCGCCGCGCCGGAGTCCGTGCGCCGGCgagcccgtcgccgccccgtgctcgtcgcctcctctccttcctccggggcccgtcgcctcctctccttccccgTCGCCGGCCGGCGAGCTCCGAGCCCGATCGGATCTGGTGAGCCGCGTTGACTTTCTCCTCTCCTCCCTCGGAAATTTCTCCAAGTCATTGATTTCTTACAGCAAGTGCCCCTGTACGTGATGCCATAACTCTTTGCATGTAGATTCGatttgtgcgtgtaatatgtcaaattgttctcctcatgatgctcttcattttgttcaattgcatcatATTCAttagagttcatcttgatgcccaaatatctgttggaagagggctagttgctgttattctctggttcttatcagaacttggagatttgtcatttttgtatcatttaatctgtgcatcttatgggcatgagctctatgTGTGTTttaaagtatgccatgccatctttccaagggcgtatgccatgtatttttgtgatctctgtggtgactagcacaagcatgcaaagtaggccccgtaatatttctgatttcagggacttagtgatttctctaagtccttgtctgctgttattttgttgccatgtaaacttgatgctacagagagatccatgcatattttggagttgtttagtaaggatgttttgtagctatagttgtaattgatccattctcgcccttgtttgcaattatggagtaccatagcatgactaaatcttgctctacttttgctataaaatatttctggcagattcttaacatgatatgcaattttgccaagcttattgtagttgatccatccatgctatgcttttgttcttaccatgtatagcttcataaacataccatcttactgtaggtatgcttgttttgtcatgaattgctctgtagtgagtgcatcaagctcacaaagaggcctacatattattatttctgccatgctctgttttctgccaagtctgaaacctgataacgaaacttgctatgtttacatgcttgccatcatatcttctggacctttttggcttatggttagtaagggacttttgtcatatgcctttagtagaatactgccatgccaagttttgccatgttgagttcctgtagcatgttgatttcgtgctctgaacattgctacctgatgctgttttctgccatgtccagtttttcaccaagtctgtgatcctgttatcttttgcacttttgccatgcttgtttgagcatgttatgttgtgatctagccgtagctcagtgttcatattttgtcaagaatctcctgtagatcactgtcatatgctttgttgctatgttggagtgctgtagcattgttgcttgttgcattttaagtgctatcatgctgttaatcacagttttgtgtcattcttgttttgcttgccatttgcaaaccgtgcatccgtttcgggtgatctttatatcgatttcgaccaaaatcatctcatctttccagtggcatgcttggtttgccaagttactgccttgttcatcactTTCCTtgcggagcacgcatatgcatcgcatatcatctcgcatatcatacatgttttgcatcatgttgcttgtgcattcctcgtgattgattgtggttccgttgcttgtgttcttgtcttgggtagagacgggagacgagttcgtgaacgaggaacctgttgagtacgcttacgaggatcaagctttcgacaactctgagaaccttgcaggcaagatgaccacccctcgaaatcacttctatctttgctttgctagttgttcgctctattgccatgctacgctacctatcacttgctatatcatgtattccattttgccatgtcagcctctaaccatcctttcctagcaaaccgttgattggctaagttaccgcttttgctcagcccttcttatagcgttgctagttgcaggtgaagttgaagtttgttccatgtcggaacatggatatgttgggatatcacaatatctcttatttaattaatgcatctatatatatttggtaaagggtggaaggctcggccttatgcctggtgttttgttccactcttgccgccctagttactgatataccgggattatattccttgagtttgcgttccttacgcggtcgggtgatttatgggaccccttgacagttcgccttgaataaaactcctccggcaaggcccaactttggttttaccatttgccgcctaagccttttccccccgggttttcacgagcccgagggtcatctttatttaaacccccgggccagtgttcctctgagtgctggtccaaactagagccacttgcagcgccaccttggggaaactcgaggattggttttagctgtacgtagtgttcatccggtgtgccctgagaacgagatatgtgcagctcctatcgggatttgtcggcacattcgggcggctttgctggtcttgttttaccattgtcgaaatgtcttgtaaaccgggattccgagactgatcgggtctttccgggagaaggtttatccttcgttgaccgtgagagcttatgatgggctaagttgggacacccctgcagggtatttatctttcgaaagtcgtgcccgcggttatgaggcagatgggaatttgttaatgtccggttgtagagaacttgtcacttgacccaattaaaatacatcaactgtgtgtgtagccgtgatggtctcttctcggcggagtccgggaagtgaacacggcctgagttatgaatgacgtaagtaggtgttcaggatcacttcttggtcattgctagatgacgaccgttccgttgcttctcttctcgctctcttttgcgcaagttaaccaccatatatgcttttgccgctgcagctccacctcattacaccatccttacctataagcttaaatagacttgatctcgcgggtgtgagattgctgagtcctcgtgactcacagattctaccaaaacagttgcaggtgccgacgatgccagtgcagatgatggggtcgatctcaagtgggagttcgacgaggaacgtggtcgttactatgtgtcttttcctgatgatcagtagtggagcccagttgggacgatcggggatctagcatttggggttgtcttattttcatctggattttgaccgtagtcggtctatatgattgtattttggatgatgtatgaattatattcatgtattgtgtgaagtggcgattgtaagccaactctttatcccattcttgttcattacatgggattgtgtgaagatgacccttcttgcgacaaaaccactatgcggttatgcctctaagtcatgcctcgacacgtgggagatatagccgcatcgtgggcgttacactctCTTTGGTTTTGCAAAAGTTGTCTATTGAAAGCTATCACAATCTTTACAACACGCTTTACAACAATTATATTGTATAAAATAACATTACAAAAGCCCAATAAGTATATGTTTGGAAGATACTTCTTAAAATGAATTTACATATATCTTTTtgagggggtgtttggttcagaagtcctaggactttttctagtccctgtagaaaaagtccctcccgtttggttcctagggactttttctagtctctgggactaaaaagtccctgaaccaaacaccccctgaGTATCGAATGTAAATACTCCAAAAGATATTGATGGTCGAGGTTTCCAAATTTTGACTTGATCTACATATTTCCAGTAGAGTCAAAAGTACATGTGGTCCTTCAACTTGAAAAGTGCGCTAATTTTAGTCCATAAACTATCAGATGGTTAAggagacacatttaacttggcaTTTGTGTGCATCTTGCTCCATGCCAGAGCACGTTGAAGCTTACTTGCCAATGTGTCATGCTGACCTGGACTCTCAATTTCTTTGCATTTCTCATCCATCGCATGGTTGTTGCAACTATTAAACGTTAATGGGAATAATGTTCCTATTTAAGTGTGAGAAGAGAGATTGGAACGTGATCATACTT
This sequence is a window from Aegilops tauschii subsp. strangulata cultivar AL8/78 chromosome 7, Aet v6.0, whole genome shotgun sequence. Protein-coding genes within it:
- the LOC109740461 gene encoding uncharacterized protein — encoded protein: MGSLGPAVSVSMAKANGGTAAVGGQKQQRKPERGTFSCGFQMPLHYPRYRKADYEAMPEWRVDCLLREYGLPVTGDVEEKRRFAMGAFLWPGQY